The bacterium nucleotide sequence CGATGAGGTGCTGGCGGTCAATCAGGATGCGCGAGGCCTGCAGGCGCGGCGGGTGGCTCAACGGGATGGATGTGAGATTTGGGCGCGGCCGCTGGCCGACGGCAGCACGGCAGTAGGGCTCTTCAACCGCAACCTTGAAGCGCGGCGAATCACGGTCACTTGGTCTGAACTGGGTCTACAAGGGGAGCGGCGGGTACGCGATCTCTGGCGGCAGAAGGAGGCCGGCCGCTCCAAAACCGCCTGGGGGCACGAGGTCCCGGCCCATGGAGCGGTGCTGGCCAAGATTTACTAACAGGAATTTGCGGAAGAGCTCTAAAACCCGATCTCGATCTGATGGCGGAGAAGGCACTATGAAAAACCGGCTTTTAATCCTCTTTTCAGGCTTTTTGACACTATGCAGCTGCAGTACGCTCTATTTCGCCGGCATGGAAAAAATCGGCATCCAGAAACGCGAAATCATGGCCGACCGCGTCAAGGCGGCGCGTGACACTCAGAAGGAGGCCAAGGAGCAGTTTGTCAGCGCCCTTGAGCAGTTCAAGAGCGTCGTCGCCGTTCAGGGCGGGGATCTCGAAAAAAAGTACAACGAACTCAATGCCACGCTCAAAAAGAGCGAGGCCGAAGCCGACGCGGTGCACAGCCGGATCAAATCGGTCGAGGAGGTCTCCGACGCCCTCTTCGAGGAGTGGCGCGCCGAGATCGCGCAATACTCGAGCGACAAACTGCGCCAGGCCAGCCAGCGCAAGTATGATGCAGCCGAGGCCCGGTACCGGCTTTTGATCGGGGCGATGAAAAAGGCTGAGTCGCGGCTCGAGCCCGCCCTGATTCCGCTGCGGGATCAGGTGCTTTTCATGAAACACAATCTCAATGCCCGGGCCATAGCGGGATTGAGCGATGAGGTGGTCACTGTGGAGACCAGGGTTGATAGTCTGGTGGCGGACATCGAGGTTGCCGTCAAGGAGGCCGATGCCTTCATCGCCACATTGCAGGAAGAGGAGTAGAGATTAGCCAAACGGAGCGAGTGAAGTGAAAAAAGAGATAGCCCTTGTTGCCGTCATGACCCTCTGGATGTCCGCTGCAGGAGCACTGCGCGCGGCCCAGAATCAGCCGGCGTCGCCTTCCTGTCTATTGCGGGTCGACTATCACTACGGCGAGATCAACCCCTGGCTCTTCTACGAACGACCCATCGCAAAGGATATCGGCCTTTCGGTGGTCGTGCAGATGTCGACCCAGGGCTTCGCCCAGATTGATCTGGGAAGCGCCTTTCATCGGGGCAACTTGGCCCTGATCCCCGAATTCGGCTTTGAGTTCATCGAGACCGGAGCGAAGGGCGCCCGTCTGGGACACGTCGCACCCGAGTTCTTCGCCACCTATAATGACCCGGCATGGACTTTTGAAAGCCAAAACCTCTATTTCATCAAGGTAGCGGACGAGACTTATCCCACCTACTTTTACTACCGCGACTACCTCGGCCACCGTCTTTACCGGGATTCCTTCATCGGACCACAAGTGGAGGGTAATATCTACCGGCATGCAGCTCCGGATCATTACTTCGGTGGTCATCTCGACGTCAGCATCGGGGTCGGGCTGCTCGGCCTTTTCTACGGCCAGAACCGCGACGACCGCGGTCTTTTCCGCATGACCTTCATCCGGGGGTTGTAAGGTTCCGCTGCCGCCCGTCCGGGCGAAGCGGGTTCTATTCCAGCTGATAGCGGAAGGTGATGATCCCCTGAACCGGTTTCTGCGCGGCACCGGCCGGCAGCGGACTGAAGAGCCACTGCCGCAGGGCGGCCAGGGTGATCTTTTCCAGGGTGGGATCGCCCTTGCGCATCGGGATCAATCCGCTCAGGCGGCCGTCCGGCTGGACGGTAAACCTGAACCGGATCACCTCCTCCTGCTGCAGGCCCTCGGGATAGTCCGGGATGACCTGCTTGATGATCAGCCGCTGCGCCGCATCGCCCTCGATTGTAAATGGCTGGCCGGCGCCGGCTCCCTGACTGACCCCGCTCCCCTGTCCCGTTCCGGCGCTTCCCTGATTGGCGCTCCCCAAAGCGGAGCCCGCGCCGCCGGCGGGTACCGTGACGGCTGGCGGTGCGGCTGGGCCGCTGCCGGTCTCACCGCCGCTCCCGGCTAACCCGGCGGGCCGCTCCGCCGTGCGCCCGGGCGTGATCTTGCCATTTTCCTGGCTGCTGAGGAGGGGCTCCTCCTCTTCCAGCATCCGCCGCTTGGGCG carries:
- a CDS encoding DUF2959 domain-containing protein; translated protein: MKNRLLILFSGFLTLCSCSTLYFAGMEKIGIQKREIMADRVKAARDTQKEAKEQFVSALEQFKSVVAVQGGDLEKKYNELNATLKKSEAEADAVHSRIKSVEEVSDALFEEWRAEIAQYSSDKLRQASQRKYDAAEARYRLLIGAMKKAESRLEPALIPLRDQVLFMKHNLNARAIAGLSDEVVTVETRVDSLVADIEVAVKEADAFIATLQEEE
- a CDS encoding energy transducer TonB; the protein is MAFIQEMPPELRRGIIASVLFHLLLLVVFVLVQVSFEVTPASFAEVAFIAGTPGGATTAASPTGLSSAPRSRPQVPAAVTRPAVRRPQEQAVPLASRQEKPPAMRATPAPPRSSPVVPPKRRMLEEEEPLLSSQENGKITPGRTAERPAGLAGSGGETGSGPAAPPAVTVPAGGAGSALGSANQGSAGTGQGSGVSQGAGAGQPFTIEGDAAQRLIIKQVIPDYPEGLQQEEVIRFRFTVQPDGRLSGLIPMRKGDPTLEKITLAALRQWLFSPLPAGAAQKPVQGIITFRYQLE